One genomic segment of Bradyrhizobium diazoefficiens includes these proteins:
- a CDS encoding DUF6418 domain-containing protein — protein sequence MTDQIGVIACGLAFLLCCLYLAAYRPIIFISFLFIIFTLVWRTCSMMFIDVAGPIYSSQTFLYVGPGTVTGVHVLTYFVTLMPFFVLLRPSPVLAWMEAADQRPAASGMLTLSDLTFYVSALFLLWLFADLIRHGTIPLLSHMERFVYTAEYAGFAHRWLILYGNFLAFWWGVMFAAERLRNRRLDVRYLALLAVLVLYMFVTGNRFSAFYSFGSFFLTPLAAVIAVVAGPRSKLAFAYLRRFLGRRELIGLGATAALLIAVAVVGIYNNLTNVRGYQGSEVRAQFVERALVQPGELGWLSYQRVFEFGQWNPYRAFDFLFQRPIAPDKNTTPQYLMLTTIGEPRTLEHITDGFQFAGGFPEIFFELFGPVLAWPFLAATAFLTAGLTALIVKGTIQGRYASTFFAMYVLYGFYVMYIGGMLNFVTVSTYWMKVTALLLAVLLETRLARSGLPLLPWALFPMKKIRLRARVPAAEA from the coding sequence TTGACCGATCAGATTGGAGTGATCGCCTGCGGGCTCGCCTTCCTGCTCTGTTGTCTATACCTGGCGGCGTACCGGCCGATCATTTTCATCTCGTTCCTCTTCATCATCTTCACGCTGGTGTGGCGCACATGCTCAATGATGTTCATTGACGTCGCCGGGCCGATTTATTCATCTCAAACCTTCCTCTATGTCGGCCCGGGCACGGTCACGGGTGTGCACGTGCTGACCTACTTCGTCACGCTGATGCCGTTTTTCGTGCTGTTGCGGCCCTCCCCGGTTCTGGCCTGGATGGAGGCAGCCGATCAACGTCCCGCCGCGTCCGGCATGCTGACCCTCTCGGACCTGACGTTCTACGTCTCGGCCCTCTTCCTGTTATGGCTGTTCGCCGACCTCATCCGCCACGGCACGATTCCGCTGCTCTCGCACATGGAGCGCTTCGTCTACACCGCGGAGTATGCCGGCTTCGCGCATCGCTGGCTGATCCTGTACGGCAACTTCCTGGCGTTCTGGTGGGGCGTGATGTTCGCGGCGGAGCGGCTGCGCAACCGCAGGCTGGACGTGCGCTATCTCGCGCTGCTGGCCGTGCTCGTCCTCTACATGTTCGTGACCGGCAATCGTTTCTCGGCCTTCTACAGCTTTGGCAGCTTCTTCCTGACGCCGCTCGCGGCGGTCATCGCGGTCGTCGCCGGGCCGCGCTCGAAATTGGCCTTCGCCTATCTGCGTCGCTTCCTCGGGCGGCGGGAGCTGATCGGCCTCGGCGCAACCGCCGCGCTGCTGATCGCCGTCGCGGTCGTCGGCATCTACAATAATCTCACCAACGTCCGGGGCTATCAGGGTTCCGAAGTCAGGGCGCAGTTCGTCGAGCGCGCGCTGGTGCAGCCGGGCGAGCTCGGCTGGCTGTCGTATCAGCGCGTGTTCGAGTTCGGACAGTGGAATCCCTATCGCGCGTTCGACTTCCTGTTTCAGCGGCCGATCGCTCCCGACAAGAACACGACGCCGCAATACCTCATGCTGACCACCATCGGCGAGCCGCGGACGCTTGAGCACATCACCGACGGATTCCAGTTCGCCGGAGGGTTCCCCGAAATATTCTTCGAGCTGTTCGGGCCCGTCCTTGCCTGGCCGTTCCTTGCCGCAACCGCCTTCCTCACGGCGGGCCTGACCGCCCTCATCGTCAAGGGCACGATCCAGGGCCGCTATGCCTCGACGTTTTTCGCGATGTACGTGCTGTACGGTTTCTACGTCATGTACATCGGGGGCATGCTCAATTTCGTCACCGTCTCCACATATTGGATGAAGGTCACAGCCCTTCTGTTGGCCGTGCTGCTCGAGACCCGCCTCGCCCGCTCCGGCCTGCCATTGCTGCCCTGGGCGCTGTTTCCAATGAAAAAAATCCGGCTCCGGGCGCGGGTTCCGGCGGCTGAGGCATAG
- a CDS encoding carbamoyltransferase family protein, with protein MYVIGISSGIKHGHHDGAAVLLRDGELIAAAEEERFTLAKHARGELPRGAIGFCLKQAGMTMRDVDWICSPLKTYTNYTQRLTEYFKYQFGHSPKIELYDHHLCHTASSFYGSGFAEATVACFDFSGDSSSGLVAHARGNDFRVLTRFGRHNSLGLYYGMLTQYLGYQMTNDEYKVMGLSSYGSPEYLDKFARLLRPNGLNYELDPELDKRRRDAEIFTSDFSTRQERIFTEKMEEILGPRRLRGAPLDQRLTNIAASGQKQLEIVATEVIRSAIAETGCGDVCIAGGVGLNCKMNMEIAAEPSVKRLYVPPVPHDAGVALGAAMMKCAEAGYAIAPLTHAYWGPEYSNDTIRETLDKIGAKFELLDDPVSRCVSDLTDQKTVGWFQGRMEYGPRALGNRSILADPRHAGMKDRINVTIKYREEFRPFCPSVLYERQAEYFEDTFDAPFMVVTFPVNEKVAETMPAVVHVDNTARIQSVHADSNPLYSRLIGEFEKATSLPVLINTSLNINEQPTVNAPLEALHTYFCSGLDVLYLGNYRLSKSAGT; from the coding sequence ATGTATGTGATCGGAATCAGTTCGGGGATCAAGCACGGCCATCATGATGGCGCGGCGGTGCTGTTGCGCGACGGCGAGTTGATTGCCGCCGCCGAGGAGGAGCGCTTCACGCTGGCCAAGCATGCGCGCGGCGAGCTGCCGCGCGGGGCGATCGGCTTCTGCCTGAAGCAGGCCGGCATGACGATGCGCGACGTCGACTGGATCTGCTCGCCGCTGAAGACCTATACGAACTACACGCAGCGTCTCACCGAATATTTCAAGTACCAGTTCGGCCACAGCCCGAAGATCGAGCTTTACGACCATCATCTCTGTCATACCGCGAGCTCATTCTACGGCTCCGGTTTTGCCGAGGCGACGGTGGCCTGCTTCGACTTCTCGGGCGATTCCAGCTCCGGCCTCGTCGCCCATGCACGCGGCAACGATTTTCGCGTGCTGACACGGTTCGGCCGCCACAACAGTCTCGGTCTCTATTACGGGATGCTGACGCAGTATCTCGGCTATCAGATGACCAATGACGAGTACAAGGTCATGGGACTGTCCTCCTATGGCAGCCCCGAATATCTCGACAAGTTCGCCAGGCTCTTGCGGCCCAACGGCCTCAACTACGAGCTCGATCCCGAGCTCGACAAGCGCCGGCGCGATGCCGAGATCTTCACCAGTGATTTCTCGACGCGGCAGGAGCGCATCTTCACCGAGAAGATGGAGGAGATTCTGGGGCCGCGGCGGCTGCGCGGCGCGCCGCTTGATCAGCGTCTGACCAACATAGCCGCCAGCGGCCAGAAGCAGCTCGAGATCGTCGCCACCGAGGTGATCCGCTCCGCGATTGCCGAGACCGGCTGCGGCGATGTCTGCATCGCCGGCGGCGTCGGATTGAACTGCAAGATGAACATGGAGATCGCGGCCGAGCCGTCGGTGAAGCGTCTCTACGTTCCGCCAGTGCCGCACGATGCGGGTGTGGCGCTGGGCGCAGCGATGATGAAATGCGCCGAGGCGGGCTACGCGATCGCGCCGCTGACCCATGCCTATTGGGGACCGGAATATTCCAACGACACGATCCGGGAGACGCTGGACAAGATCGGCGCGAAGTTCGAGCTGCTCGATGATCCCGTGTCGCGCTGCGTCAGCGACCTCACGGATCAGAAGACGGTCGGCTGGTTCCAGGGACGGATGGAGTACGGCCCGCGTGCGCTCGGCAACCGCTCGATCCTGGCCGATCCGCGCCATGCCGGCATGAAGGACCGCATCAACGTCACGATCAAATATCGCGAGGAGTTCCGTCCGTTCTGCCCGTCGGTGCTGTACGAGCGCCAGGCCGAGTATTTCGAGGACACGTTCGACGCGCCCTTCATGGTGGTGACGTTTCCGGTCAACGAGAAGGTCGCGGAAACCATGCCGGCAGTGGTCCATGTCGACAACACCGCGCGTATCCAGAGCGTCCATGCCGACAGCAACCCGCTCTACAGCCGCCTGATCGGCGAGTTCGAGAAAGCGACC
- a CDS encoding N-acetylneuraminate synthase family protein, with amino-acid sequence MIIDRDLQSYLVHEDASIQEAASKVAANRREIVFCVDGSGRLLGSLSNGDIIRWIGAGAASGVQAAVGDLCNRRVRSAVAGDRETANRLLREVLYVPLVDAERHVVGVARQRHPGEGISIGSRTIAEENPTFLIAEIGNNHNGSLEAAFALIKAAAEAGADAAKFQMRDMAGLYGKRTKGQSEDLGTEYVLDLLDRFQLSDEDLYRCFDYSASLGMEPLCTAFDVNSADKCRAYGLKAIKTASADLTNHELLRHIVDQRIPIICSTGMSTEDEIRETVKLFQTSGAEYVMLHCNSTYPAPFRDINLKYMLRLQELCESVVGYSGHERDVFVSVAAVAMGGRLIEKHFTLSRDQEGNDHKVSLLPHEFKRMVEGVRQVEDSLGSVLPRILSQGEKANRISLGKSIFAVDAIAAGATITREMIEIRSPGQGLSPNRIDEVIGRKAPRAIPAQTPLYPSDISELGGLAAGGKISFRRPWGVPVRHRDADKLIAAIAPDFVEFHLSYRDLGINDADFLAASYPCGLIVHAPELFEGDHVLDLTIPDDAYRTRSIAEMKRVIAKTKALAQRFRNDGPVGIICNVGGFSSTRFLTAEERAVREAHLRASVRELADPAVELWPQTMPPYPWHFGGQRYHNLFVSSADIARSCRELGVRICFDTSHSQLACTENSWSFDEFMEEIGSFVAHVHMADARGVDGEGLQIGEGEIDFGNVFRVLNRQAPQASFIPEIWQGHENDGEGFRIALQRLAAFENR; translated from the coding sequence ATGATCATCGACAGAGATCTTCAGAGCTATCTGGTGCACGAGGACGCCTCCATCCAGGAGGCGGCGAGCAAGGTTGCGGCGAACCGGCGCGAGATCGTGTTCTGCGTCGACGGCAGCGGCCGGCTGCTCGGCAGCCTTTCGAACGGCGACATCATCCGCTGGATCGGCGCGGGCGCCGCGTCCGGCGTGCAGGCCGCCGTCGGCGATCTCTGCAACCGGCGCGTCCGCAGCGCCGTCGCCGGTGACCGCGAGACCGCCAATCGCCTGCTCCGCGAGGTGCTCTACGTGCCGCTGGTCGACGCCGAGCGCCACGTCGTTGGCGTCGCCCGCCAGCGCCATCCCGGCGAAGGCATCAGCATCGGCAGCCGCACCATCGCGGAAGAGAATCCGACCTTCCTGATCGCGGAGATCGGCAACAACCACAATGGCAGCCTGGAGGCCGCCTTTGCCCTGATCAAGGCGGCCGCGGAGGCCGGCGCCGACGCCGCCAAATTCCAGATGCGCGACATGGCCGGCCTCTACGGCAAGCGCACCAAGGGACAGAGCGAGGACCTCGGCACCGAATACGTGCTCGACCTGCTCGACCGCTTCCAGCTCAGCGACGAGGACCTCTATCGCTGCTTCGACTATTCGGCCTCGCTCGGCATGGAGCCGCTCTGCACCGCCTTCGACGTCAACAGCGCGGACAAGTGCCGCGCCTACGGCTTGAAGGCGATCAAGACCGCGTCCGCCGACCTGACCAATCACGAGCTGCTAAGGCATATCGTCGACCAAAGGATTCCCATCATCTGCTCGACCGGCATGTCGACCGAGGACGAGATCCGCGAGACCGTGAAGCTGTTCCAGACGTCCGGCGCGGAGTACGTCATGCTCCACTGCAACTCGACCTATCCAGCGCCATTCCGCGACATCAACCTGAAATACATGCTGCGCCTGCAGGAGCTGTGCGAGAGCGTGGTCGGCTATTCCGGGCACGAGCGCGACGTCTTCGTGTCGGTCGCGGCGGTGGCGATGGGCGGGCGCCTGATCGAGAAGCATTTCACGCTGTCGCGCGACCAGGAAGGCAACGACCACAAGGTTAGCCTGCTGCCGCACGAGTTCAAGCGCATGGTCGAAGGTGTGCGCCAGGTCGAGGACTCCCTCGGCAGCGTCCTGCCGCGCATCCTCAGCCAGGGTGAGAAGGCCAACCGCATTAGCCTCGGCAAATCGATCTTCGCCGTCGATGCCATCGCAGCCGGCGCGACGATCACGCGGGAGATGATCGAGATCCGCAGCCCGGGCCAGGGCCTGTCGCCGAACCGCATCGACGAGGTGATCGGCCGGAAGGCGCCGCGCGCGATCCCGGCACAGACGCCGCTCTATCCATCAGACATTTCGGAGCTCGGCGGGCTCGCGGCCGGTGGAAAGATCAGCTTCCGCCGCCCCTGGGGCGTCCCGGTGCGCCATCGCGACGCCGACAAGCTGATCGCGGCGATCGCCCCTGACTTCGTCGAGTTTCATCTGAGCTACCGCGACCTCGGCATCAACGATGCTGACTTCCTCGCCGCCAGCTATCCGTGCGGGTTGATCGTGCATGCGCCGGAGCTGTTCGAGGGCGACCACGTGCTCGATCTGACGATACCGGACGATGCCTATCGCACCCGCTCGATCGCGGAGATGAAGCGCGTCATCGCCAAGACCAAGGCGCTGGCGCAGCGTTTTCGCAATGACGGCCCGGTCGGCATCATCTGCAATGTCGGCGGCTTCTCGTCAACGCGGTTCCTGACCGCGGAAGAACGGGCCGTGCGCGAGGCTCATCTGCGTGCCAGCGTCCGCGAGCTCGCCGATCCCGCGGTCGAGCTCTGGCCGCAGACCATGCCGCCCTACCCATGGCATTTCGGCGGCCAGCGCTATCACAATCTGTTCGTCTCCAGCGCCGACATCGCGCGCAGCTGCCGCGAGCTCGGGGTCCGCATCTGCTTCGACACCTCGCATTCCCAGCTCGCATGCACCGAGAACAGCTGGTCGTTCGACGAGTTCATGGAGGAGATCGGCTCGTTCGTCGCCCATGTCCACATGGCCGACGCCCGCGGCGTCGACGGCGAGGGCCTCCAGATCGGCGAAGGCGAGATCGACTTCGGCAACGTCTTCCGGGTGCTGAACCGGCAGGCGCCGCAGGCCTCGTTCATCCCGGAAATCTGGCAGGGACACGAGAACGACGGCGAGGGATTCCGCATCGCGCTGCAACGACTCGCGGCTTTCGAGAACCGCTGA
- a CDS encoding methyltransferase domain-containing protein produces MSMTVNGAGTAAANASSGRKLREFVGRFLIPRSPVLLSPWRYFNLLPPIFALRFHSRRLYWRLTGHGLKQLVKGEGVESGFVAEQVLPYNLGNINIINRGRTERVIALLRSIRGLKLHKLNALVVGPRNEAELMLLSDYGFDPAKLTAIDLFSYAPTVRLMDMHDLKFGDEQFDAVYSAFVITYSDDIPKAVAETVRVAKDGALIIFAYEHLTKGAGNLFGKNNLANGPDDLLEIFGDKAGHVYWKEDFESEGRFTSSVIFRINKCGSAAR; encoded by the coding sequence ATGAGCATGACGGTAAATGGCGCCGGGACGGCCGCGGCGAACGCATCCAGCGGACGGAAATTGCGGGAGTTTGTCGGCCGGTTCCTGATTCCGAGATCGCCGGTGCTGCTCTCGCCGTGGCGGTATTTCAACCTGCTGCCGCCGATTTTCGCATTACGGTTCCATTCCCGCCGACTGTATTGGCGGCTGACCGGCCATGGCCTCAAGCAACTGGTCAAGGGCGAAGGCGTCGAGAGCGGTTTCGTCGCCGAGCAGGTGCTGCCGTACAATCTCGGCAACATCAACATCATCAACCGCGGCCGAACCGAGCGTGTCATCGCCCTGCTCCGCTCGATTCGCGGCCTCAAGCTGCATAAGCTGAACGCGCTGGTGGTCGGTCCGCGCAACGAAGCCGAGCTGATGCTGCTGTCCGACTACGGCTTCGATCCGGCCAAGCTGACGGCGATCGACCTGTTCTCCTACGCCCCGACCGTGCGCCTGATGGACATGCACGATCTGAAGTTCGGCGACGAGCAGTTCGACGCCGTCTACAGCGCCTTCGTCATCACCTATAGCGACGACATCCCGAAGGCGGTCGCCGAGACCGTCCGGGTCGCAAAGGACGGCGCACTGATCATCTTCGCCTACGAGCATCTCACCAAGGGCGCGGGCAATTTGTTCGGCAAGAACAACCTTGCCAATGGCCCCGACGACCTGCTCGAGATCTTCGGCGACAAGGCGGGGCACGTTTACTGGAAAGAGGACTTCGAGAGCGAAGGCCGCTTCACGTCGTCGGTGATATTTCGCATCAACAAGTGCGGCAGCGCCGCCAGATAG
- a CDS encoding cytidylyltransferase domain-containing protein, with translation MSAPPGKPSFAAVVPLRGGSKSIPGKNIRPFCGAPLCAWTLRALLDCDMVSRVFVSTDSEEIAAVVRSIDSRILIHPRPAHLAADSSTTEEAIYDLIGACDITEKYLLTAQATSPQTTHRDVSAAISHLAASGADSLVTCVRTRRFFWNDDGTPINYDPARRPLRQQWKGTLMENGAFYISTVDRLRHGSARLHGKIAVHEMDESTSIELDELSDWEALEATFRRNIAG, from the coding sequence ATGAGCGCCCCACCTGGCAAACCGAGCTTTGCCGCAGTGGTTCCGCTGCGCGGCGGCTCGAAATCCATCCCCGGCAAGAACATCAGACCGTTTTGCGGCGCGCCGCTCTGCGCCTGGACGCTGCGGGCGCTGCTCGACTGCGACATGGTCTCGCGCGTCTTCGTGTCGACCGACAGCGAGGAGATCGCCGCAGTGGTGAGGTCGATCGATTCCCGGATTCTCATCCACCCCCGCCCAGCCCATCTGGCGGCCGACAGCTCCACGACCGAAGAAGCGATCTACGACCTGATCGGCGCCTGCGACATCACGGAAAAATATCTCCTCACCGCGCAGGCGACGAGCCCGCAGACAACGCATCGGGACGTTTCGGCGGCGATCTCCCATCTGGCGGCGAGCGGCGCGGATTCGCTCGTCACCTGCGTCAGGACCCGGCGGTTCTTCTGGAATGACGACGGCACGCCGATCAACTACGATCCGGCGAGGCGCCCGCTGCGCCAGCAGTGGAAAGGCACGCTGATGGAGAACGGCGCATTCTACATTTCGACCGTGGACCGGCTGCGTCATGGCAGCGCGCGCCTTCACGGCAAGATCGCCGTCCATGAGATGGATGAGAGCACGAGCATCGAGCTCGACGAGCTCTCCGACTGGGAGGCGCTCGAAGCCACGTTCCGCAGGAACATCGCAGGATGA